In Carnobacteriaceae bacterium zg-84, the genomic window ACAATGCAATCTTCTAAAATACTTTTTTCTTTGTATAATGTTTTTAATGCTTTCTCTAATGTGTCATCAGAGAAATGAATCGCCTCACGAATATGAATAGGCGTATTTTTATGTGTTAACCCAACATACAATAAATACATAATGCTTTCCTCTTATATTTCGTCTAATAGTTTTTCTAATTTTTGTCTGATTTCTTTTGCTCTCATAGGAGAAACACCATTGGTTGAAATATTGATAGAAAAATCTTTTTTCTCAACGATAGATACATTATAGAAGTCTGAAAAATGTTTATCCCCTGTATTATTCACTAATTGACACGTATCGGCATCTCTCATAATTTGTACATTAACTTCTTGATCATCTGTACACGCAAAAACTAATTTTGCACCGTTTAAATCACCTGTTTCATAACGACGTTCAATCCATGT contains:
- a CDS encoding bifunctional precorrin-2 dehydrogenase/sirohydrochlorin ferrochelatase, which codes for MYPVMMNIKNKRVVMIGGGNVAARKLKKLLQEGAHVTIVSPTLHESIPKECITWIERRYETGDLNGAKLVFACTDDQEVNVQIMRDADTCQLVNNTGDKHFSDFYNVSIVEKKDFSINISTNGVSPMRAKEIRQKLEKLLDEI